The genomic interval GTAAATTTGAAGTGCCCTAGCTTCCTTTTAGAATTTGAGAGAAATTTTCTACATTTTAGGTAAGTTTTACCTTATTTCTTGGGTTGAATTAAGTTGAACACATGAGGTGTTCGTTTGTTTTGTCTAACCCTTCTAGAATTTTCTTTAAGGAGTTAGGAGACATGTAGGCACCTTCGTCGGCCCGAACGAAGGGGATTCGAGGAgcctcggtgggtttgacctcaccgaaatgagaaaatttcatcaatatcattttaattgttgtaaaataaaaaataatacatattcatgctagataagGCATATGTGAactttagaatgcttaaaatgcatatgttatattttataaaaattatctctatatagtagagaggaATATGTGTTTATTAGCATACATGAGAATAGCATTCTAATATATGGTTTGGAATCACATACTTACAATGAAAATGGCTAAAAAAATATGCCCTTGGACTCATATCTCATGGTTGTTATAATTGACATATGCTAAACCTAGAGAAgacataatgtcataaagtgacaTTGGGTTTGTGACATGTATGCATTTAGAAAACTAGAATTTCATAAATTGGCATTGAACTTAGAAtatgtttggacttagtaatTCATAATGTCATAGAGTGACATTGGACTTATTGAATGTTAAACCTCactttgagacatagaactagatttttgggttgctagtgattATTACCATGTTAAAGACATGATGATCAGGTTCTTGAGATGATGACTATATTTGCTTGCCAtttatgctcattcgcacatatttgtgagggttgctccctataagctggcactccggagttagcctacgcaatttatgctcgcccgtgcggtattgagaaggcTATTGGGCCgggtgggatagactcattcttAGAGTGGAGTGTTATGTCTCATAGGTTttgatgtatggttcatgatatttagttcatgaacttaggTATGATTTATGGGATtgggttcatgaacttggtgtatggttcatggggtttggtttatgattcatgaacttggtgtatagTTCATCAGGTTGGGTTattggatttggttcatgaacttggatatagtTCATGGGTTTAgtatatgagatttggttcatgaacttgggcatggttcatgagatatggtatatggttcatgagatttggttcatagatatggttcatagtttatggtttatgaatttggtgtatggtttatggttcatggtgtatggttcatgaacttggttcatttGGTTCATAGTTCATGATTCATAaggtatggttcatgaatttggtgtatggtttatgggtttggtttatggttcatgagattgggTTCATGACCTTGGGTATGGTTCATTGTTCATGATGTATGGTTCGTGAACTTGGCTTATggggtttggtttatgattcatgagacttggttcatgaactttggTATGGTTCATGGAATATGGTGTATAGTTCATGAGATTTATGTCTCATAGGGTttgatgtatggttcatgatatttagttcatgaatttgggatggtttatgggattgggttcatgaacttggtgcaTGGTTCAtggggtttggtttatggttcatgaggtttatggacttggtttggctttggatttgaatttaattcgagtttagatttgggttttatttgggttGGGATTTGATTTGAGTTTATTTGTGGgcttggtttggatttgggtccGAGTCCGAGAAAatcctcttttgattttgcaatttaatttggggtccgaagaaattcccttttgattttgcaatttaatttggggtccgaagaaattttattttgattttgtaatttgatttggggtccgaagaaatccccatttGATTTCGCAATTTGAtttagggtccgaagaaatctccttttgattttgcaatttggggtccgaaaaaattCTCGTTTGATTTcacaatttgatttggggtccaaaaaaattttcttttgattttgcaatttgatttggggtccgaagaaatccccttttgattttgcaatttgggGTCCAAAAAAATCCCCATTTGATTtcgcaatttgatttggggttcgaaaaaattttcttttgattttgcaatttgggGTCAGAAGAAATTTtcatttgattttgcaatttgatttggggtccgaagaaatccccttttgattttgcaattcgatttgacgttcgaagaaatccccttttcaTTTTGCAactcgatttggggtccgaagaaatcccttttttattttgcaatttGGGATCCGAAGAAATTTCCGTTCGATTtatgatttggggtccgaagaaattcccgtttgattttaatttggtatccgaagaaattcccatttgattttaatttggggtccgaagaaatccccgtttgatttgatttgatttggatttgaacCGGTTTGAGACTTTTATAGATCGATTCAATGTTCTCGAAATGGAtcgaagggtccgaagaaacaggGAATATTTGATTCCCCTCatctcttctttcgaaagtactAAGGTTGGAGATGACGACGGCAAAGATGATGACGGTGACATGGTTCTGTTCGGTCGGCGAATttggtttaatattttcaaaagaaattgaagggtccgaagaaacgaaaaatctttgattcccctcccctcttctttcgaaaatattAAACCGGCGATGTCGTTGGTGAAGATGATGACTGTGGCGCGGATTTGTTCAGCCGGCGAATttggtttaatattttcaaaaggaATTGAAGGGTGCGAAGAAACAGGAAATCTTTGATTCCCTTCCcctcttttttcaaaaatattaaaccgGCGACATCGtctgttatgttgtttgatacctttcttatgcaatcttgcttgaatactgttcctggttggaacttcttatacttgtattgattgcgacgcctaggacgtacagggaagactctgtccgttcggcggtctgtcggcggcgtcGCAatctcggccaaataggcgggtcgtCGTGGGTTGTGACATCGTCGGTGAAGATAAATGACTGTGGCGCGAATTTGTTCGACTGACGAATTTGGTTTGACATTCGAAAGATGTTGAAGGATCCGAAAAAACGgaaaatcaaagattcccctcccatcttctttcgaaagtatcaaatcgTTGGTGCTGGGGGTGGTCGCGGCAATGTAGATCACCTATTCCATTATCAACGacttcgaatggggtattgagaggtccgaagaaacaggAAGCCATTGGCTCCCCTCCACTCTTCCATCGAAGTCGTCTAGACGATATAGATGACTACGGTAGCaggaccaaaaaagaaaaaaaaagtgaggggggaaaaaaagatatctttgttttctttttttctttttcttttttttttatgttttattatgttttctttttttcttcttcatttttcttcttcttttttttttacctgttgaTCAAATGACGAATTGGATGAagcggctcggcgatctctcctcctttcgcggctcggcgatctctcaTCCTTTCCGCAACAcggcgatctctcctcctttccgtGGCTTAGCGATCTTTTctcctttgaatttttttgtacatTTTCGTCTATCGTATCGTCCCCATATTGATTTTCATtctcatatttatagtagaagGGGTGGCGAGAGATATTTTGAGTAGTCAGTTGGGGactcaaaattcgaaatcgaattttgaattcgaatggatgtggttggttgaaagatattttgggagttggttggggatttgaaattcgaaatcgaattttgaatttgttgtTGGACGGATgagtattcaaaattcgaatggatgtggttggttggaagatattttgggagttagttggggattcgaaatcgaattttgaatcggttgttggatGGATGAGTATTCAAATTCGAATGGATGTGGTTGATtgggaatttgaaatttgaaatcgaatttTAAATAAGTTGTTGGATGGATgagtattcaaaattcgaatggatgttggttgagagatattttgggagttagttggggattcgaaattcgaaatcgaattgtAAATGGGTTGTGAGATTGTTGGAAGATATTTTTGCAGTTGGTttggaattcgaaattcgaaatcgaattttgaatgggttgttaaatggttggaggatattttgggaattggttttgaattcgaaattcgaaatcgaattttgaatgggttatTGGAGGATATTTCGGGAATTGGTtgagaattcgaaattcgaaattcgaaatcgaattttgaattggtTATTAGATGGTTGGagggtattttgaaaattagttgGGAATtagaaattcgaaatcgaattttgaatgggttgttggatggttaggtattcaaaattcgaatgagAGATATTTTGGATGTTGGTTCGAAATTCGAAGTCGAATTTCAAATAGGATTATTAGgataacatatattttctaGTTGGTTgggggtttaaaaatttaaaatcaaatttgaatatgatattcgaaattgaattttcaaacgtgggtgaaaatgtgggccgtgatCCCATGAATTGGGCTGAAATTGGGCCCACTTTGATGAAACTTGTTGGGCACGAATATTCATTGGCTGAGATGTGGCCTGAATTTTTGTATaggcctaaaattttaaagggctttcatgaggcccattaattcatatttatgaATATGAATGGGTCTATTATAGATTTTTCTGATCAACATGAAACCTATTGGAATTACATGAATCTGAATCtaatcgaattttttttttctcacttcgAGCAGAATACagcaacacacacacacaacacacacacatccACCACAACAccacacaacacacacaacaatatatagatatatatataattatatatagtatatgtgcctagaggctgctgtgctctcaggagcacggaggtcttccGTGGCTCCTAAGctgtttcgatgatggagaattttcgaatcgagcACGATCTGGCTCCATTAAGACTTGACTATGGCGCATTTGAtgtttctagaaataatttttgccgatttttgatatcatttacctagtgatcgaaaggattcaaaatccataatttttaatggttgatatctgccgttttcaagtttaacggtgtaaaagtattcaaatcagatgaaattttgatacaaaattctttatactatctacaacaagatcaatatttctgatcgaaaattttagtgctatatcaccactttttatagaatttttattttcagccgttaaaaattattgattttgaatcctttcgattgctaggtaaatgatatcgaaaaatcacaaaaattattttttagaaacttcaaatacgctagatcaagtttaacggaattGATCGTCGGtttggaaactccatcatcgaaaactgctcaggagcacggagacctccgtgctcctgagagcacagcagccctgctatatatatatattgtaagtgttgaatatgaaatttgataaattaacattgtatttttattttattgtttacgGGCGCACTTAGTTTGAACAAGTTGAAATTCAGGTATAAAACGAACGCACTACTTTTTtggttttattaattttaatttttgttcatATATTATGCGTTTCATTGTAATTCCACTCGTGTTCAAACTGGCGGTTAACCCGTACTTTGCGGTGGGGGCTATCatcattaatttatttgaagGACTCTTAAAATATTCTATTAACATGGTACAAATCAGTAGTTGGCTTGTTATTAAGATAAGttcttatttttagttttattagaTTTTCTAATTGTCTTAGTATGTCTTAGTAGCCCCATAGTAGGCAATTAGTCACAGAGCATAAAAcagaaaaactaaaataaataattggtcACTTGTGCTAAAAAGTAATTTATCGTTGAAAacaagctctttttttttctttttcttttttgagaaattattaCCTACACTGGGTGTATAAGTACAACGCACACATTGCACCtataaaatctaattcaatATATGtgttttttacactttttttttaaatggtttCTAACTTGTTATTGCGGTTACAATTAATCATTTTAGAACTAGAAACCTATTGTTGCATACATTTTTGCATTGTTACattcactttatatatatatatatagcaggactgctgtgctctcaggagcacggaggcctccatgctcctgaaCCGTTTTCgttgatgaaattttcgaatcgacaatcggctccgttaaacttaatctagcatattttgaagtttttagaaaataatttttacaatttttcgatatcatttacctaacaatcgaaaggattcaaaattaataatttttaacgactgaaaataaaaattctataaaaagtggtgatatagcactaaaattttttatcagaaatattgattttgttgtagatagtataaagaattttgtatcaaaatttcatgtgatttgaatacttctacaccgttaaacttgaaaacggcagatatcaaccattaaaaattattgattgtgaatcctttcgatcactaggtaaatgatatcaaaaaatcacaaaaattattttctagaaacttcaaataccctagatcaagcctaacagagccgatcgtcgattcgaaaattccatcatcgaaaacggcttaggagcacggaggcctccgtgctcctgagagcacagcagccctgctatatatatatatatatatatatatatatatatatagagagagatatatatatatatatatatatatatatatatatatatatatatagagagagagagagagagagagagagagaggtgagctTCTAGTCTGTGGCTTTTTAGATATCGGATCGTTTCAAAATTTGTACAGTATTATTAATAATGTCTTTTTAAATCTCCTTTTTTAATACTGTACGGATCTTAGGACTATTCGACggttaaaagcatagaagctcaacactatatatatagagagagagagttggactgggctactattagtagcaaaattccattattgctatcagttttttagcctttggatcaattcttttcattatttctaaccattggattaaatactataacccagtggagaccactcaaccttagggagaccactcaactctaaccgattAATATCATTCtgatcctataatttttcatccaagagttaaaaatttgatagcaaaaaaagtattttactatatatatatatatatatatatatatatatatattccaaatGTTCACTTTGCTTGCGCTATTTTTCATGTCCTTGAATTTTGTAGCTTTGTTGTTCTCGTCCGATCCATCCCTCCACCAGTTGGAACCTCGGATCGATGATGGCGAGGGCGACCGTTAAAACATTCCTGTTCAGCTACAGTGATTGTTGtctcctaattaattaaacagcCCATTTCCATAAGAAAAGGGAAGGATTAATCTAAACGATTACTTTTAAGTGGCGTTGGACCAAAAAGTACGATTAAAAAAAGGTTGTGTTCTTTTTTATACTGGAGTGTACCTTTATTATACTGTAGTGTGTTAAGATTTGTTTAGATTTATAGTTGAATCCtatttagataagaattaatatttaaatctgttggagataaattaaaatttaaatattaattagagaatGAATCTAACTGGATTATGATAAAtctttaaatctattggagataaatcaattaagatttaaatatttattgaagtaggaatcctaaatatattaggattagggtacgttttaagttgagcattataaataggtATTGTGGCTCTCTTTTTCGGATGAGTACGGTTGAGAGCCTAAggtgccgtaccagagagagagagagttttttatgctttgagtgcacctagtgcacgggtgcacgtAGATGGATTGTCTTTtaggtttatagaagacgagaaaaGGGTAAGAGAGATTCAGGAAAGAGAGTTCGGGTCGTAGCTattctgtgcagaagaggagtcaggtgtaatcttctcttatttaatgaatcttattttacccacatattttctattttgatttttcctctattttatgattgtatcagcttttgctgaggagacggatttatggtaaaaatctgatttgacgttttcgttgcggaatcccaactaTCGGTACCGGTTTCACAGCAGTCGATATTGGAGCGGGTTGCGAATTCACAAGATCTAGTACCGGgacgagtaccggattcccaacataGTGTACCATGGAATTCCGTTTGATGAGTGACTTATTGCCTTATTGATTACAAAACCATGAAATTTTTTGTGGggctacaaaatattttatccaaGCAGCCTTATATAAGTACATGGGAACCAAACTAGTTACAACTCATGAGTTGTACTCGGTCGCCGCTTCAGTTGCGGATCACACCTagccatctttttttttttccttcgtacCATCTTTTAAATCCGtttgtattaattatttatcaaataACTCAAAAATCATGTTAAAGTAAGTATATATTCATACACAGAATTTTTATGAAACTGAACATGATTGATAGTGCAAGTAATGACCCAAAGGAAGGagttttattttcattaattcGTGCTTATTACAGAATACATACAATACTTAATTGCTGAAccacaaagatatatatatagatcactattattaattaacagcAGTACTTGATCCCCATTGCTCACAAAATGGAGCAAGGATCAGAGCAAGGGGAATCGACCACAAAACACATAGGAGGACCAGGTGGTTGTGAGCAAGGAGGCGGCGGGGGCTTCGgcttctccttctccggcgGCGGCTTCGCTGGTTCTTCTttcttcggcggcggcggcttcaCCTCTGCCAGTGTGAGGAGTTGTATACACCCTAATTTCTTCTCCAACAACTTGAGCAGTGTGACCCAGTAAATTCCAGTCCCAGTTATCACCAGCTTATCTCCCTCCACTCCCACGTTTTCAACACCtgcaaattttaagttcaaaaatTACGTAcgcaatttaattaatttgtgtcctaatatatactaattatgGAAGCTTATTTAAACTTCTTTTTACAGTAAAAAAAGCTCTGGGAGTTTTAATTATATATCAGGCCGCAAACCACTACGTACGTTCCTTTTAAAACTGCCAAGAACTATTATCTGTATCCAGAATATAGGTACCTCCATGTAATGGTTAgttcttaaaataaaatgtaactCGATGGGATATAGTGAGACCCAGTATCTAATTAAGTCGCGAATGTATATATACTTTTTGTCCAAACTTTGGCGACCATGGAGCAATGTACTAGCCCGGTCAAAGTTCTCAAAAAAGTTCCTTcatgtaatatttatatttcgacatatatatgtatatttttttctcatctcTCAACACTATATCataattgtattattatttatatccgTGTTTGTTTCCGTTTACGCATCCTTTTAATTAACTATACCTAGACAATATAaactcttgaggaggaaaaacAGACCGTCACTCCTAGCCTAACtagcaaaaaaatttgatagttgatattcGAATTTAtaagtttgaaatctaattaCTTCACATGTttagaaaacatatatatttttaaacagAATGAAATGCATGGACAACATATGcttcccctcctctctctctctctctctctctctctgaaaatAATACCAAATGTAAGGTGTAAAAAAGTAGTTAATTATTGGGGGCACCAATTACCATCTGTTAGTGAAGCAATTTTCATGGCACGTTGCCTCACGTTTTTGCACTCCACTTGCACTTTAATCTCCATCTTTTGCTGCATTATATATTAATCAATTTATCAACTCAATTtacttatcttttattattgaCATTACAACATatagtaattatattattcaacacaaaaataaattagcaATTCTCAGCTGTAAATTGAAAACATACTGAGCTTATTCAGAGACTATGTTGTGCTCGATCAAACTAACCATTAATTTAATTCTTGTGATTTGAGCAATTTTGACGGccattttgttaaaaaatttgacCGTTCTTTGCACTTTAATTTGAAAAGCGCTATCAAATGACGCAAATTGAATGAATTaactcaaattgaaaaatttattttaaatgttagATATATAGTTGATggatcaaaatgaatcatatgtAGCTCTGATCATAAGCTCCGTATATACATATTTACTATTTCAAGCTAGCTCAACCCAATGTTTAAGTATGAAGCTCAAAAGAGCATTTTGTTGAAGGTCATAACGTATGAAAAAGATGATTGCATTTTTGAGCTTATGATGAGAGAATTAATTACCTTTATTGCCATAGATGAAGAGGATGACTAAATCACTAACACATGCAATGGAATGGACTACTCCTAGTGAATTGTCTGTGGATAGGAATGGATATATTTATAGGGAGAGATTAGGAAAGGGTACAGGATATTaacaattctatttttttttctatattataaGCTAAATTAATTGATTGTTTTGTTGCTTGCTCTAGTCCATGCATGGTTTAGGAAACGAAGTGGTCCAATTCTCTTTATTAATGCCCCTCTAATTAACTAGCTACTGTTGGAGTCAAGTGTGAGGTCAAGAATATTAGGGTTCAatttatgtttgtttttttctcttttattcgttttttctttgtttgagCGCATGACAGGTAATGTGTTTGGATTTCGTCATCTACTAATTAAAGTTAGGAGCCTTTAATTTAATAtggttttcaaattttgatttcttatttcaacctaacttttttttttttccaaactaaTTTCACTAAGCTCTCTTTAATGCACTAATAAAGTGACGTTAACGAAACCTAATCTATCGACATCTACGTACATGCACTAGAACAAAAACTTTCACTTAAAACCTGCGTCCTGTggaaaagaaattataattgaGAATATAAAGAACTCGAGAttttagtactttttttttaacacaatCTGAGACAACAaggtctcaaaaaataaaaaaaataaaaaaaaaacctaattatagGGTAAGTCGCCTAGTGCAAGTggaaaagggcttggtgattggtacccgaggccccgagtttgaatcctagttgattcacattttcaactaagtttatttttaaatgaaataaacaaagcggataacatgctacctatctctcaaaaagaaaaaaaaaaaaagtacatatatatttttaaaagtaaaaNAGCTTAGTGAAATTAGTTTGGATTTCGTCATCTACTAATTAAAGTTAGGAGCCTTTAATTTAATAtggttttcaaattttgatttcttatttcaatatatatattttttttttttttctggcctGATCATGTTTTAAGCGTGTGCAAAAGAGATTGGAAGATAACTTGTTTATGCTCGTCACCTGCATTAGGAGTTAATCCATTAATTGCCTTTCCAAACTAATTTCAATAAGCTCTCTTTAATGCACTAATATATTGACGTTAACGAAACCTTATCTGTCGACAACAAAAACTTTCACTTAAGACTTGCGCCGTATGAAAAAGATATTATGATTGAGAATATAAAGAACTAGagattttattacttttttcttttaagaacAAGATAGCATATTATCACTtcattcaataaaaatataaactagGCCACAATCTGAGACAACCGGGTTTCAaagtacaaataaaaaagaaaaaaatactaatttataaccatttttaagtattttggacaaATAATTTAGATTAGATGAGTTATCAGTGTTAACGGATAAGAttattacatttggtattaAAATTAGTTTACTGGCTATTTTGAACTATCAAAAGATGACATTAAAAGCTAAGACGAGATACTACGCGCTCTCTCGACTCCTATGAGAGCATATGTATGTGGGGtttttatttaagtaataaaagtttaaaactgTTGGCTTAGATGTGCCAGTATCATGTTCTATGGTGGGAGGCTATGTTGggtcgagtcatattcgaaatgacgtgagaagggataggccgagtcatgttcgaagttgCGTGAGGtcgggtgggccgagtcacaattgagacccgtgg from Ananas comosus cultivar F153 unplaced genomic scaffold, ASM154086v1, whole genome shotgun sequence carries:
- the LOC109704780 gene encoding heavy metal-associated isoprenylated plant protein 43-like, with translation MAIKQKMEIKVQVECKNVRQRAMKIASLTDGVENVGVEGDKLVITGTGIYWVTLLKLLEKKLGCIQLLTLAEVKPPPPKKEEPAKPPPEKEKPKPPPPPCSQPPGPPMCFVVDSPCSDPCSIL